One Acidimicrobiales bacterium genomic region harbors:
- a CDS encoding ABC transporter permease has product MALKLDYVIRETSTNLRRNVTLNIAAVVTMAVSLGLFGSAMLLRAGVDALSSRWEEGVEVVVFVQRDISEEAKDTLETDLREHPSVADVRYVDAEESMAEYRRIFENNPAMLAEGEKNPELVPTSFRVTPSTSNPQAILSITEQFATKEGVMRATSALEGVRRLQSMSSTAQRLIFITALGLLMAALMLILNAIRMAMFARRREIEVMKLVGATNWFIRVPFMMEGVVQGVVGSGFALTFIYLVNKLMNSANRDEMSVLAGMVATRGEVTMVMIVVVLLGVGIGAVGSGWALSRFLKV; this is encoded by the coding sequence ATGGCTCTCAAGCTCGACTACGTGATCCGTGAGACGTCGACGAACCTGCGGCGCAACGTCACGCTCAACATCGCCGCCGTCGTGACCATGGCGGTGTCGCTGGGCCTGTTCGGCTCCGCCATGCTCCTGCGCGCCGGGGTCGACGCCCTGTCGAGCCGCTGGGAGGAGGGCGTCGAGGTCGTCGTGTTCGTGCAGCGCGACATCTCCGAGGAGGCGAAGGACACCCTCGAGACCGACCTGCGGGAGCATCCGAGCGTCGCCGACGTCCGCTACGTCGACGCCGAGGAGTCGATGGCGGAGTACCGGCGGATCTTCGAGAACAACCCGGCGATGCTCGCCGAGGGCGAGAAGAACCCCGAGCTCGTGCCGACGTCGTTCCGGGTCACGCCGTCCACCAGCAACCCGCAGGCCATCCTCAGCATCACCGAGCAGTTCGCCACGAAGGAAGGCGTGATGCGGGCGACGTCCGCGCTCGAGGGGGTGCGGCGGCTGCAGAGCATGTCGAGCACCGCGCAGCGGCTGATCTTCATCACCGCGCTCGGGCTGCTGATGGCCGCCCTCATGCTGATCCTCAACGCCATCCGCATGGCGATGTTCGCCCGGCGGCGGGAGATCGAGGTGATGAAGCTGGTCGGCGCCACCAACTGGTTCATCCGGGTGCCGTTCATGATGGAGGGCGTGGTGCAGGGGGTGGTCGGCTCCGGCTTCGCCCTGACGTTCATCTACCTGGTCAACAAGCTGATGAACAGCGCCAACCGCGACGAGATGTCGGTCCTCGCCGGCATGGTCGCCACCCGCGGCGAGGTCACGATGGTGATGATCGTCGTCGTGTTGTTGGGCGTCGGCATCGGCGCCGTCGGCTCGGGTTGGGCCCTCAGCCGCTTCCTCAAGGTCTGA
- a CDS encoding thioredoxin family protein — MAAESTMLPLGTPLPDFTLPDADGALHGPSDHPDAPGVLVAFVCNHCPYVKHVAPELGRLAKGWIDRGLAVIAVNPNDATAYPEDAPELMPGFAVANGWTFPYLYDEAQDVARTYQAACTPDFFLFDGDHQLAYRGRFDASRPGSATPLTGEDLATAVDAVLSGDPVPTPQLPSIGCSIKWK; from the coding sequence ATGGCCGCTGAGTCCACCATGCTCCCCCTGGGGACGCCGCTCCCCGACTTCACGCTCCCCGACGCCGACGGCGCCCTGCACGGCCCGTCCGACCACCCCGACGCCCCCGGCGTACTGGTCGCCTTCGTGTGCAACCACTGCCCGTACGTGAAGCACGTCGCCCCTGAGCTGGGCCGCCTGGCGAAGGGTTGGATCGACCGGGGCCTCGCCGTGATCGCCGTGAACCCCAACGACGCGACTGCCTACCCCGAGGACGCACCCGAGCTGATGCCCGGCTTCGCCGTCGCCAACGGCTGGACGTTCCCGTACCTGTACGACGAGGCCCAGGACGTCGCCCGCACCTACCAGGCCGCCTGCACCCCGGACTTCTTCCTGTTCGACGGCGACCACCAGCTGGCCTACCGCGGCCGCTTCGACGCCAGTCGCCCCGGCAGCGCCACGCCCCTCACCGGCGAAGACCTCGCCACCGCCGTCGACGCCGTCCTCTCCGGCGACCCCGTCCCCACCCCCCAACTCCCCAGCATCGGCTGCTCCATCAAGTGGAAGTGA